AGTATCAATTGATAAAAATTCTGATTATTCTCCAATTACTAAGTTCGTATCACAAAATGTTGCTTTGGTTGTTCTCTTCGGAAGAAAACAAACCCCCATTGAAATGTGTCAATACTTACCGTTACTTTGGGGTTAGCGATAATCTCTAGCCAAGCTTCTGTCATTTCTCTGCTCCAATAGATATCGTCGAATATTAGTACAGTATCGTTGGTAACATGGCTTAAAAGTGCCTCGAAATAGCTAAGCGTTGCTTTTTTGTTATGATTTCCATCTATATAGACCAAATTATACGTTTCTTTTAAATTTTCGGCAAAGAATGATTCAAAGGTAGCCGTAGTACGCTGTATGTTTTTAATACAAAATTCATCAAAATACTGCTGGGCCTTAACCGAAGTAGCTTCACAGCCTTCTACCGTTATTACCTTAGAAGTAGGCGCCCCTAACGCCAGTGCTATGCTGCCCATCCCTAGCGATGTGCCCAATTCTAAAATTGTTTCTGGCTTAAAATATGCTGCCAACCGAAACAGGAGTTGCTGTCTTTTGCGAGTAATACCTGCATGCTTGGCAATGCCAGAAACCTTCCTAATAGGGCTCTTAAATACACGAGAGCCCGCCCCGAAATCTGTTATTGCAATCTCTGAAGTGTCTGAGAGCAATGCCTTTCTGTGTGTGTTTAGTAGTTGGTAATCTACATGCGAAGATTTGTTATAAAAACATTTTGTCATCAAAGTATACACAAAAGGCGAGTGCACCCCATGCTCATTGCTGGAGTGAAGGAGAAAGTTGAGGTATGATTTTAGTTGGTAATACAAAGTACGTCGTCTGCTTCTGCGCAGCTTTAATCTGTTTTAGTTTTTCTAG
This Rasiella rasia DNA region includes the following protein-coding sequences:
- a CDS encoding O-methyltransferase, giving the protein MTKCFYNKSSHVDYQLLNTHRKALLSDTSEIAITDFGAGSRVFKSPIRKVSGIAKHAGITRKRQQLLFRLAAYFKPETILELGTSLGMGSIALALGAPTSKVITVEGCEATSVKAQQYFDEFCIKNIQRTTATFESFFAENLKETYNLVYIDGNHNKKATLSYFEALLSHVTNDTVLIFDDIYWSREMTEAWLEIIANPKVTVSIDTFQWGFVFFRREQPKQHFVIRT